From Triticum urartu cultivar G1812 chromosome 2, Tu2.1, whole genome shotgun sequence, a single genomic window includes:
- the LOC125540015 gene encoding probable sulfate transporter 3.3 gives MVGMSGAYGGHSNGGESRAPKEAVVVRAPKEAVVVGAPPPGPPEMEMAGVVHKVAAQPAQSTASKMKGKVKETFFPDDPFGSFKGQPLRAQWVLAARYLFPVLEWLPGYSLSLFKSDLVAGLTIASLAIPQGISYAKLANLPPIIGLYSSFVPPLVYAVLGSSRDLAVGPVSIASLIMGSMLRQAVSPSAEPMLFLQLAFTSTFFAGLVQASLGILRLGFIIDFLSKATLVGFMAGAAIIVSLQQLKALLGIVHFTTQMGIVPVMASVFQHTNEWSWQTILMGACFLALLLAARHVSIRWPRFFWISACAPLASVIVSTLLVFLFKAQNHGISIIGSLKCGLNRPSWDKLLFDPTYLGLTMKTGLVTGIISLTEGVAVGRTFASLKDYQVDGNKEMMAIGLMNIVGACTSCYVTTGAFSRSAVNHNAGCKTAMSNVVMALTVMVTLLFLMPLFVYTPNVVLGAIIIAAVIGLIDLPAAYNIWKMDKMDFLVCLCAFAGVIFISVQEGLAIAVGISIFRVLMQITRPRMMIQGNIKGTDIYRNLHQYKEAQRVPGFLILTVEAPINFANTNYLNERTKRWIEDESSSGNKQNELRVVILDLSAVPTIDTSGIAFLIDLKKSTEKHGLELVLVNPTGEVMEKIQRANDAHNHFRPDSLYLTTGEAIASLSGFAKMATP, from the exons ATGGTGGGCATGAGCGGCGCCTATGGTGGCCACAGCAATGGCGGCGAGAGCCGGGCGCCCAAGGAGGCCGTGGTGGTCAGGGCGCCCAAGGAGGCCGTGGTAGTGGGTGCGCCGCCGCCGGGGCCGCCGGAGATGGAGATGGCGGGGGTGGTGCACAAGGTGGCGGCGCAGCCGGCGCAGAGCACGGcgagcaagatgaagggcaaggtgAAGGAGACCTTCTTCCCGGACGACCCGTTCGGGAGCTTCAAGGGGCAGCCGCTGCGGGCGCAGTGGGTGCTGGCGGCGAGGTACCTGTTCCCGGTGCTGGAGTGGTTGCCCGGCTACTCGCTCTCCCTCTTCAAGTCCGACCTCGTCGCCGGCCTCACCATTGCCAGCCTCGCCATCCCCCAG GGTATCAGCTACGCGAAGCTTGCGAACCTGCCGCCGATCATAGGCCTAT ATTCGAGCTTCGTGCCGCCGCTGGTGTACGCGGTGCTGGGGAGTTCGCGGGACCTGGCGGTGGGGCCGGTGTCGATCGCGTCGCTGATCATGGGGTCGATGCTGCGGCAGGCGGTGAGCCCGTCGGCGGAGCCCATGCTGTTCCTGCAGCTGGCCTTCACGTCCACCTTCTTCGCCGGCCTCGTGCAGGCCTCGCTCGGCATCCTCAG GCTGGGGTTCATCATCGACTTCCTGTCCAAGGCGACGCTGGTGGGGTTCATGGCGGGCGCGGCCATCATCGTGTCGCTGCAGCAGCTCAAGGCGCTGCTGGGCATCGTGCACTTCACCACCCAGATGGGCATCGTCCCCGTCATGGCCTCCGTCTTCCAGCACACCAACGAG TGGTCGTGGCAGACGATACTGATGGGCGCCTGCTTCCTGGCGCTCCTGCTCGCGGCCAGGCACGTG AGCATCAGATGGCCAAGGTTCTTCTGGATCTCAGCGTGCGCTCCCTTGGCGTCCGTCATCGTGTCCACCCTGCTCGTCTTCCTGTTCAAAGCGCAGAACCACGGCATCAGCATC ATTGGTTCGCTCAAATGTGGCCTGAATCGCCCCTCATGGGACAAACTGCTCTTCGACCCGACATATCTTGGACTCACCATGAAGACTGGCCTCGTCACCGGAATCATCTCCCTTACG GAAGGAGTAGCGGTTGGTAGGACGTTTGCTTCACTCAAGGACTACCAGGTGGACGGAAACAAAGAGATGATGGCCATCGGGTTGATGAACATTGTGGGCGCATGTACATCGTGCTATGTGACAACAG GAGCATTCTCTCGCTCTGCTGTGAACCACAATGCCGGCTGCAAGACCGCCATGTCCAATGTGGTCATGGCGCTGACGGTCATGGTCACGCTGCTGTTCCTCATGCCATTGTTCGTATACACGCCGAATGTTGTCCTTGGAGCAATCATCATCGCTGCCGTCATTGGCCTGATCGATCTCCCTGCTGCGTACAACATCTGGAAGATGGACAAGATGGATTTCCTCGTGTGTCTGTGCGCATTTGCTGGTGTCATCTTCATCTCGGTCCAAGAAGGCCTCGCGATTGCG GTTGGTATATCGATATTTAGGGTATTGATGCAAATCACGAGGCCAAGGATGATGATTCAGGGCAATATCAAGGGAACAGATATTTACCGGAACCTCCATCAGTATAAGGAGGCCCAAAGAGTTCCTGGGTTCTTGATATTGACAGTTGAGGCCCCCATAAACTTTGCAAACACCAACTATCTGAATGAAAG GACTAAAAGATGGATAGAGGATGAAAGTTCTTCAGGGAATAAACAAAATGAACTCCGTGTTGTAATCTTGGATCTATCAG CTGTCCCTACAATTGACACAAGTGGCATAGCATTCCTCATTGACCTAAAGAAATCAACAGAGAAACATGGCCTAGAG CTTGTACTTGTGAATCCAACTGGAGAGGTCATGGAGAAAATACAACGAGCGAATGATGCACACAATCATTTCAGGCCGGACAGCCTGTATTTGACCACAGGGGAAGCAATCGCTTCACTTTCTGGATTTGCCAAGATGGCAACACCTTAG